DNA from Streptococcus parasuis:
TCTTTTATTTCTCAAAAAAGTGAAAAATATCTGTCAAGTAACTTTACTTTACAAAGAAGTTTTGATATACTGTTAAAGTTGACGAAAGTCATACTATAACTTTTAGATTTGAAGAGGGCTTTGCTCTCGTATTTTAATGGAGGAAAATAGAAATGGCAGTACCTGCACGTCGCACTTCAAAAGCGAAGAAAAACAAACGTCGTACTCACTATAAAGTAGCAGCTCCAACTGTGAAATTTGATGAAACTACTGGAGATTACTCACGTTCACACCGTGTATCTTTGAAAGGATACTACAAAGGACGTAAAATCGCTAAGGCTGCTTCAGCTGAATAATAGAAGG
Protein-coding regions in this window:
- the rpmF gene encoding 50S ribosomal protein L32 is translated as MAVPARRTSKAKKNKRRTHYKVAAPTVKFDETTGDYSRSHRVSLKGYYKGRKIAKAASAE